The following nucleotide sequence is from Cellulosilyticum sp. I15G10I2.
GTCATAAGTACTTCTTTTCTTTTTTGTTTAACAGCTTCATCAATTTGATCTTCATATGCAGCCGCTGGCGTGTCTTCTTCCTGAGAATAAGTAAATACCCCTAATCTATCAAATTGCATTTCTTTTACAAAATCACACAGCGTGTTAAAATCTTCGGCGGTTTCCCCTGGGAAGCCTACAATAAGTGTGGTCCTAATTGCAATTTGAGGGACTTCTTGACGCAGTTTATCAAGTACTTGTTTAAGATAAGCATTTGTACTCTTTCTAGCCATTCGTTTAAGAATAGGATCAGATGCATGCTGTATAGGCATATCCAGATATTTACAAACCTTAGGATTTGTTTTAATTTCATCGATAAGCTCATCTGTAATGCCTTCGGGATAGCAATATAAAATTCTTATCCATTCAATACCTGAAACATTTGATATTTCGCGGATAAGCTTAACAAGTGATACATCCTTAAGGTCACAACCATATCTTGTTGTATCTTGTGCAACTAATATAATTTCTGATACACCGTCTTTTGCTAATTTTTCGACTTCTTGCTTAATTTTATGCATTTGACGGCTGCGGTACTTTCCTCTAAGCTGAGGAATAATGCAATAAGTACAATGATTATCGCAACCTTCTGCAATCTTTACATAAGCAAAGTACCCTGCTGTTGTAAGAATTCTAGGCATTTCCTCGACAAATTCCTTGTCTAAAATATCAAAGTTCTGAGGTCTAATCCCCTTTTCATTTAATACTTGATTAACAACTTCTACAATTTGATCATAAGAGGTAGTACCTACAAGTGCATCTACTTCAGGTATTTCATCTAAAATTTCCTGTTTATAACGCTGTGCCATACAACCTGTTACAATCAAAGCTTTACATCGTCCATCCACTTTATATCTTGCAACTTCTAAAATATTTTCAATACTTTCTTTTTTTGCATCTTCTATGAAACAGCAAGTGTTTACAACTAAAACATCCGCTTGCGCTTCATCGCCAGTAAGTGTGTAACCACCTTGATGAAGTATCCCTAACATGTGTTCACTATCTACTAAATTTTTATCACATCCTAGTGATACAAAAGCAACTAAATAATTCAATTTAATACTCCTTCCTGATTTGTGGCAGCTAATACACAATTATGCATTAACATAGCTATCGTCATCGGTCCTACTCCACCTGGAACAGGGGTAATATAACTTGCTACCCCCTGACAAGATTGAAAATCTACATCTCCACATAGTTTGCCATTTTCATCTCTGTTTATGCCTACATCTATAACAACTGCCTCTGATTTTAACATAGTGCCAGTAATAAACTTAGCAATGCCTACTGCAGCGATAACAATATCTGCCTGTTTAAGGACGTCACTCAAATTCTTAGTTCTTGAATGACAGATTGTTACTGTAGCATGTTCTCTAAGCAGAAGTAAACTCACAGGCTTTCCAACGATATTACTTCTGCCTACTACTACACAGTGCTTTCCGGCAATTTCAATCTGACTTCTTTTAAGCAGTTCAATAACACCAGCAGGCGTACAGGATATTAGTCCATTAAGACCAATACTAAGAGCTCCTACGTTCTGCGGATGAAAACCATCTACATCTTTTAGGGGATCTATTTTAAGAATAATTTTTTGCTCATCCATATGTTTAGGTAAAGGAAGTTGTACTAAAATACCATGCACATTCTTGTCGTTGTTTAATGTTTCTACTAAATCCAATACTTCTTTTTCAGTGGTTTCTGAAGGCAGTTCGTAAGAAAAAGATTTCATACCTATATATTCACAAGCCTTTTTCTTATTGCTTACATAAACTTGTGAGGCTGGATTTTCCCCTACAAGGACTACTGCAAGTCCAGGGGTAATACCTTGTTCTCTCAAAGTCTGAACTTTCATTTTTAATTCATCTTTTATACTTTGAGCAATTGATTTGCCGTCTATTATTTGTGTATTCATATGTTTATCCCCTCTTTTCTTTATTAGAATAATCCTGTTACAACACCTTTTTCATTAATATCTATAAGTTCTGCTGCAGGTTTTTTAGGTAGCCCTGGCATTGTCATTACACTGCCAGTAAGTGCAACAATGAATCCTGCGCCAGCAGATATTCTAATTTCTCTTATAGTTGTTGTAAAACCTTGAGGTTTTCCAAGTGCTTTAGGATCATCTGATAACGAATATTGATTTTTGGCCATACAAACTGGCAGGTGTGAAAGTCCCAGTGTATTGATTTTATCCAGTACTTTTCTAGCTTTAGGCTCAATCACAACCTCTTTTGCACCATATATTTCTTTAGCAATTGTAGTAATCTTTTCTTCAATAGACAAATGATCTTCATATAAAAATTTAAATTCACTTGTTTTATGCTCAAGTACGTCTACTAGTTTTTGGGCAAGTTCTATACCGCCTTCACCACCTTTTTCCCATACATTTGCAACAGCAAAGTTACAGTCTCTAGCTTCACAGGCAGATCTAATAAAATTAATCTCCTCTTCTGTATCCGTCACAAAAGCATTAAGTGTTACAACAACAGGAACTCCGTATTTTTGGAGATTTTCAATATGTTTTTCAAGATTAGCAAAACCATCCTTTAAAGCATCTATATGCTCTTCTTTTAGGTCTTCTTTAGCAACACCACCATTATATTTAAGAGCACGCACTGTAGTTACAAGGACTACTGCATCTGGTTTTAGTCCAGCTTTTCTGCATTTTATATCTAGGAATTTCTCAGCCCCTAGATCAGCTCCAAATCCTGCCTCTGTTACAACAATGTCCCCAAGCTTAAGAGCTAGTTTAGTAGCAATCACGCTATTACAGCCATGAGCAATATTAGCAAACGGTCCACCGTGCATAACTACAGGTGTATTTTCAAGCGTTTGTACAAGGTTGGGTTTAATAGCATCTTTCAAAAGGGTTGTCATAGCGCCTTCGGCATTTAAATCCCGTGCTGTAACAGCTTCACCCGTATACGTATAGCCAATAATGATATTACTTATCTTTTCTTTTAAATCCATCATGTCATTTGCCAGACAAAGAATAGCCATAATTTCTGATGCTACTGTAATCATAAAGCCATCTTGTCTTGGCATGCCATTAACAGGACCTCCAAGACCGACAACAATCTCTCTTAATGCACGGTCATTCAGGTCTACACACCTTTTCCATGTAATTGTTCGAGGATCAATACCCAATGTGTTACCATGGTGAATGTGGTTATCTATCATTGAAGCAAGTAAATTGTTTGCAGCCCCAATAGCATGAATATCACCTGTAAAATGAAGATTTATATCTTCCATAGGAACAACTTGTGCATAACCACCACCAGCTGCACCACCTTTAATGCCCATACATGGACCAAGTGAAGGTTCCCGAAGCGCTATAATAGCATTCTTGTTTATTTTACAAAGCGCTTGACCAAGACCAACTGTAATTGTTGTTTTGCCTTCACCTGCTGGGGTGGGATTAGTTGCTGTAACTAAAACAAGCTTACCATTTTTTTTCTCTTTAAGTTGGTCCAATAATGCATAGCTTAGTTTCGCCTTATACTGTCCATATTGTTCTACCATACTAAGCTCAATCCCTGCGAGTTCTGCGATCTGAGTTATAGGCTTAAGTTTTGCTTCTTGAGCAATTTGAATATCCGTTTTCATTGTAATTCTCCTTATCAAATGTATTTTATAAAACTTTTCTTGGCTTACTGCCTTCGTCTGCACCTACGATCCCTTTACTTTCCAGGGTATCCATTAACCTAGCTGCTCGGTTAAATCCTATTCTAAAATAGCGTTGAAGCATAGAAATAGAAAGTTTTTCTTTACCTACAGTAAAAGCTATTGCTTTTTCTACAAGTTCATCTTCTTCCTCTTCCATATTAACTTGTATATTTGAAGTTTCAAGGGTTTGCATCACAGATTCTTCATAAGTAACCTCTTCAGTTTTAACACTTTTTACAATACTTTCTACTTCTTTATCTGAGATAAATGCACCTTGAATACGTATAGGCTTTGATTCACCAATCGGATTAAATAACATATCTCCCTTGCCAAGTAGTTTCTCAGCACCATTTGTATCTAATATGGTTCTAGAATCTATGCCAGAAGATACTGCAAATGCAAGCCTCGATGGAATATTTGCTTTAATAACACCTGTAATAACATCAACAGATGGCCTTTGAGTAGCAATAACAAGATGAATACCCGCCGCTCTAGCCATTTGTGCTAACCTGCAAATAGCATCTTCAACTTCTTTAGCAGCTGTCATCATAAGATCAGCAAGCTCGTCAATGATAATAACAATTTGAGGTAATTTAAGAGATTCATCGGCCACTTTATCATTATATCCCTTCATATCTCTTACATTACTTTCAGCAAATTGATTATACCTTTTAGTCATTTCATTAACGGCCCACCAAAGAGCACCTGCTGCCTTTTTAGGATCTGTTACAACTGGGATCAAAAGATGTGGAATACCATTATAAACATTAAGTTCCACCACTTTAGGATCTATCATAATGAGTTTAACTTCATTAGGCTTTGCTTTATAGAGAATACTCGTAATAAGTGTATTAATACATACACTTTTTCCTGAGCCTGTAGCACCGGCTATAAGTACATGCGGCATCTTGGCAATATCTGCTATAATGGGTTTACCTGCAATATCTTTACCAAGAGCAAATGCGAGCTTAGAAGGAAAAGCCAAAAATCTATCTGTATCAATAACATCCCTTAAGTAAACAATTTCACTTGCATCATTTGCAATCTCTATGCCTACTGCTGCTTTTCCTGGAATAGGTGCTTCAATTCGAATATTAGGAGCAGCAAGATTAAGTGCAATGTCATCTGCTAAATTAACAATCTTACTTACTTTTACTCCTTGTTTAGGCTGAAGCTCATAGCGTGTTACAGAAGGGCCTCTATGTATTTGCACTACTTTTGCTTCAACCCCAAAACTCTCAAGTGTCTCTTCAAGTTTTTTGGCATTGCTTAAAGATTTTTTGGAGGCATCTTTATTATGGATTATTTGCCCTTTACTTAGTAGTTCTATACTAGGGAATGTATATTCTTTAGGATCTTCTGCAGTATGTGATGCAACATCTATTTGCTCTAATTCCTCTTCTTCCACCACAATAGGACTAATAGGAGAACTAGTAGTATTAATTGTGTGATTAATCTCTAAATCACTGTTAAACACTTCTTTTGTGGAGTCTATGTAACTTTCTGAATCGTAGACTTGTATAGGTTCTATGTCTTCTTGATTAATAGCCTGTAAGGCCTCTTCTATAGCAGGGGCAATAATTATCTTTTTTTCTTTTGGTTTGCGAGGACGTTGTTTTTTTACTTGATAGCTTTCTCGTATAAATTGAATACATTGGATTATTTTGTCACTTATCCATGAAAAAATAGGGAATTTAGTTACCATAATTAACCATATGCCTAATAAAATAATAAGGATTAGATAGGTACCATACAGCCCAATAAGCTTTAATAATAAATAAGCTAAAGCTGCCCCCATCAATCCTCCATTAAGCCATGAACCTTGTTTTATATAATAAGTACTTAATAATACAGCAGAAATATCCTCTCCAAATGAAATGACATGAAATAAAGGTGTAATCAGCACTACAAGAGATCCTACATAGCCTAGCATCTTAACAATTCTTTGCTGATTGCCTTGTATATAAAATATGCCAATCAAACCTGCAGACAGGGGTATGATATAGCCCCCTATACCAAACATTCCTATAAAAGTGGTACGTATCATTTCTCCAACTATTCCAGAATTTTCAACAAACAAACCAATAAGTATCAATAGACTCAGTCCTATGACACCTACACCTATAATTTCTTTAGAAATAGGCTCAGGCAATACATTTTGCATCTTATTCTGAGAATTGCTTTTTTTTGAAGTTCTTTTTTTTGTCTTCGGCCTTTTCTTTTGTGATACTTTATCCATTTGTAAGTAACCCCTTTATATGTATGTACATTATTGTAAAATAAAAATCAAAAATATAATAGATGTGTGCATTTGCATACATCTATTATTATATCATTTAATAATTTGTTTGATAAGGCTATTTTCGAGTAATTTACCAGGTTTTAGGTCTTCACGTAGGTAATCTTTAGGATTTGTAGAGAAAATTCTCTCTAGAATATATCCCTCGCACGTTTTACATGCTAACACAGAATACCCATTATAATCAAGTTCTGCATACTCAATTGTTTCTTCTAGTCCATAAATTG
It contains:
- the rimO gene encoding 30S ribosomal protein S12 methylthiotransferase RimO gives rise to the protein MNYLVAFVSLGCDKNLVDSEHMLGILHQGGYTLTGDEAQADVLVVNTCCFIEDAKKESIENILEVARYKVDGRCKALIVTGCMAQRYKQEILDEIPEVDALVGTTSYDQIVEVVNQVLNEKGIRPQNFDILDKEFVEEMPRILTTAGYFAYVKIAEGCDNHCTYCIIPQLRGKYRSRQMHKIKQEVEKLAKDGVSEIILVAQDTTRYGCDLKDVSLVKLIREISNVSGIEWIRILYCYPEGITDELIDEIKTNPKVCKYLDMPIQHASDPILKRMARKSTNAYLKQVLDKLRQEVPQIAIRTTLIVGFPGETAEDFNTLCDFVKEMQFDRLGVFTYSQEEDTPAAAYEDQIDEAVKQKRKEVLMTVQHSISEKLTHQKIGQVMEVIIEGKLTDEDVYIGRTYQDAPDIDGQVFIHYSGQLISGDYVNVHIVDANDYDLIGEIVDEHSK
- the folD gene encoding bifunctional methylenetetrahydrofolate dehydrogenase/methenyltetrahydrofolate cyclohydrolase FolD — protein: MNTQIIDGKSIAQSIKDELKMKVQTLREQGITPGLAVVLVGENPASQVYVSNKKKACEYIGMKSFSYELPSETTEKEVLDLVETLNNDKNVHGILVQLPLPKHMDEQKIILKIDPLKDVDGFHPQNVGALSIGLNGLISCTPAGVIELLKRSQIEIAGKHCVVVGRSNIVGKPVSLLLLREHATVTICHSRTKNLSDVLKQADIVIAAVGIAKFITGTMLKSEAVVIDVGINRDENGKLCGDVDFQSCQGVASYITPVPGGVGPMTIAMLMHNCVLAATNQEGVLN
- a CDS encoding formate--tetrahydrofolate ligase; its protein translation is MKTDIQIAQEAKLKPITQIAELAGIELSMVEQYGQYKAKLSYALLDQLKEKKNGKLVLVTATNPTPAGEGKTTITVGLGQALCKINKNAIIALREPSLGPCMGIKGGAAGGGYAQVVPMEDINLHFTGDIHAIGAANNLLASMIDNHIHHGNTLGIDPRTITWKRCVDLNDRALREIVVGLGGPVNGMPRQDGFMITVASEIMAILCLANDMMDLKEKISNIIIGYTYTGEAVTARDLNAEGAMTTLLKDAIKPNLVQTLENTPVVMHGGPFANIAHGCNSVIATKLALKLGDIVVTEAGFGADLGAEKFLDIKCRKAGLKPDAVVLVTTVRALKYNGGVAKEDLKEEHIDALKDGFANLEKHIENLQKYGVPVVVTLNAFVTDTEEEINFIRSACEARDCNFAVANVWEKGGEGGIELAQKLVDVLEHKTSEFKFLYEDHLSIEEKITTIAKEIYGAKEVVIEPKARKVLDKINTLGLSHLPVCMAKNQYSLSDDPKALGKPQGFTTTIREIRISAGAGFIVALTGSVMTMPGLPKKPAAELIDINEKGVVTGLF
- a CDS encoding DNA translocase FtsK, with amino-acid sequence MDKVSQKKRPKTKKRTSKKSNSQNKMQNVLPEPISKEIIGVGVIGLSLLILIGLFVENSGIVGEMIRTTFIGMFGIGGYIIPLSAGLIGIFYIQGNQQRIVKMLGYVGSLVVLITPLFHVISFGEDISAVLLSTYYIKQGSWLNGGLMGAALAYLLLKLIGLYGTYLILIILLGIWLIMVTKFPIFSWISDKIIQCIQFIRESYQVKKQRPRKPKEKKIIIAPAIEEALQAINQEDIEPIQVYDSESYIDSTKEVFNSDLEINHTINTTSSPISPIVVEEEELEQIDVASHTAEDPKEYTFPSIELLSKGQIIHNKDASKKSLSNAKKLEETLESFGVEAKVVQIHRGPSVTRYELQPKQGVKVSKIVNLADDIALNLAAPNIRIEAPIPGKAAVGIEIANDASEIVYLRDVIDTDRFLAFPSKLAFALGKDIAGKPIIADIAKMPHVLIAGATGSGKSVCINTLITSILYKAKPNEVKLIMIDPKVVELNVYNGIPHLLIPVVTDPKKAAGALWWAVNEMTKRYNQFAESNVRDMKGYNDKVADESLKLPQIVIIIDELADLMMTAAKEVEDAICRLAQMARAAGIHLVIATQRPSVDVITGVIKANIPSRLAFAVSSGIDSRTILDTNGAEKLLGKGDMLFNPIGESKPIRIQGAFISDKEVESIVKSVKTEEVTYEESVMQTLETSNIQVNMEEEEDELVEKAIAFTVGKEKLSISMLQRYFRIGFNRAARLMDTLESKGIVGADEGSKPRKVL
- a CDS encoding YlzJ-like family protein — protein: MYYSVAPIYGLEETIEYAELDYNGYSVLACKTCEGYILERIFSTNPKDYLREDLKPGKLLENSLIKQIIK